A region of the Muricauda sp. MAR_2010_75 genome:
ACACGTCCAAAACCCACCTTTGATTGAGTCCAATGGGTACCACAAAGCCGCTAAAGAAAAAGGACACGAAATCAGAAATGGTATCGAGTTTGACAAAAAAGGAAGGCATGTGGCCTATTATGTGAGAACATCCAAACGTGATCATGGTGCCATGTCCAATGAGTTTGAAAGGATTCCCGCATTTGGGGAAAGGACGGGTAGAAGAATGGCCATGCTTTTTGGATTAAAAAAGCACCGGATTGACAATGATAGGTACATTCCAATGACCACTGCAATCTTGGAAAAACTCACAAAGCTGGATAGGTATACAGAGGCCACCGTTGGAACATTGGAAGAGCGGGCCAAGATAGCCTTTAGTATTGAGCACACAAAAGATAGTACAGGGGAAAATCCATTATTGTCCGCACAACGGGCAGCTGCTGGTAAAGGAAAGAATGCTGCTCCAGAAACAGTTGGGTTTGAACTTGGTGAAAAGACTGCCCAGATAGTGTCCGCAACTACCGGAAAGCAAACATTCAACATGCCTGTAGGTGCAAAGTTGAGTGCCCTGTACAGTCAAAACGAAGTTCAGTACGAGCCTTTTTGGAAAGCTGTTTTCAAAACATTGTGTGCTTCATCTGACGTTCCACCTGAAGTCGCCATGCAGGAATACAACAGTAATTATAGTGCTTCCCGTGCTGCAATTGGTGGTTGGGAATACATTGTAAGCTTCTATAGGAAACTGTTCACAGATGTATTCTACGCCCCATTTTATGAACTATGGTTGCACACTGAGATTTTAAAGGGAAATATCAACGCCCCTGGATATATCAAAAACTCCACAAACTTCATGGTAATGGGCGCATATTGTAAGGCTAGGTTCATTGGTGATAAGATGCCACACATAGACCCTGTTAAAGAAGTCAAAGCAGTTGCGGAAATGGTTGACAAAAGGTTTATGAGCAGCGAAGAGGCCACTGAAAAACTTACGGGCGGTGATTTTTACGAAAACCAAAAGAAAATTGAAAAGGAAAACCAACATAAGCCCAAAGAACCGAAGGAAGAAAACACTGAAGAAGAAGGAAGTGAGGGCGAATTAAAAGTAGTCAATGGCAAGGATTAAGAACATATTGATTAACAAGACTTCAGATTGGTCCCAGAACATTAGACCCCGTGTAGGGTCCACTATTAAGCACAATGGATATTATTGGTCCAACGCTACTGGAATTAATTCTGAACCCGGATTGACAAACGATTGGGTGAACTGTGGGATTGTAATTGATGCCCCCACTCAGAATGGTAGCCATGTTGTTAATCTTTTGGTCACGGATGTCAGCGACAACCCACACATGATTGTTTCTGGAACCTATGTTTCAGGTGACCCTAAAAAACTAGAAAGTTATTCACCCAACTCAATGACTAGAGCATTATGAACGCATTGACCGGACTTATCATTTTGGCCATCATCCAGCTATTGGTAATCCTTTATCTGTATTTGGAGCGTCAAAACTCAAAAAATTCCATAACCACTAAAAAATTGATTGTAGGTGGATTTGTCATAAGAATTGTAAACGGAGAACTATCCATAGAACCAAGAAAATGAAAAAATCAGTTTTTTTAATATTTCTCTTATTGACCACAACATTCGTTGCGGGGCAAATTAGGGTCACGCCAGAGGGTTATCCGTTAATGCCCAATAAACCCGCTGAATCAACTTTATCTAACAATGATACCATAATGGTTCAGAAGGCTGATGGTATTGTTAGGGGCATTGCCGTATCTGATTTTAAATTACTGTTACCAGGTGGTGGAAGTGATGGTATTTGGGGCTCAATCACGGGTACACTTTCCGATCAAACAGACCTTCAGATCGAGCTTGATAATAAACTGGAAAGTGGGGATAATGTTTCTGAACTCACAAACGATGTGGGTTACCTGTTGGAAGGAACAAACCTTCAACCAATTACCCAGGATGATTTTGACCTGCTCACCCCAACTGAAAAGAACGAAGAGGATTATTTGATTGTTGATGAAGATTCCCCTGGATCCTTCCAAGAAGATGTTGAGGACATCATAGGAACCAAAGTGGTTGCCGGAATGAATGTCACTGTAGACTATAACGATACCACAGGGGAGACCACAATTAGTTCCGATGGGGGCAGTGCCGCCGATGGATCCGAGACCAAAATAAATGCGGGGACCAATGTATCTGTCACGGGTTCTGGAACCGTGGGAAACCCCTATGTGATTAACTCCACGGACACCAATACCCAATTGTCCAACGAACAGGTACAGGATATAGCTGGGGCAATGTGGTCTGGGAATACAGAATCTGGGGCAACTGTTACATATCAAGATGGGGATGGTACTGCTGATATTACGGTCAGTGCCGGAACCGGAAACATTCAAAACGATGCTGTAACGACTGCCAAAATAGCGGATGCATCAATAACGCTGGCGAAGCTCAACAGTTCTTTTTATGTAAATTCTAGCTTCACGCCTACACTAATAGATGAGGGAGGTGGAGCGACCTATACACTTTCGCAAGCTATTGGTGATTATACTAGGTTTGGTCCTGTAACTGTTGTAAAAATCTTCATTGAAACTTCAGGAACAACAGGAACGCCCACAGGAACCCTGATAATAGGAAACGTTCCATCGATTCCAACCGCGATAGGGACAGTTAGAATGCAAGGCGTCACTATGTTGGGAGGTTATTCCTCAAGTGACATATTAACTCATCATTTAGTAGCAAGAAGCGATACAAGTACAGAAATAGTGCTTTTGTCCGATGTTCATAATCCTGGCATAATGACAGAATTGGAAAACGTAGTCGTAAGCGGGGCTCAAATAGAAATAACAATAGTTTCAACCAATTAAAATGAGAAAGTTACTTTTTATTGCAGTACTATTAGTGGCATTTTTTGGAAATGCCCAGGACAGCATAATGACCAAGATCTCATTGAAGGGAAGGGTGTACAATATCCCAACCGTCATTACAGCTGCGAATAGTTTGGACGACCAACAGATAACAGATTTTTCGATTACATCTAATATTCTGACCCTGACCCTTGAGGATGGTGGCACACAGAACGTGGACCTATCGCAATATCTGGACAATACCGACTCACAGACAGTCACCGATCTTAGCTTATCGGGTAACACACTTTCCATTACATTGAGCGGGGGCAATACCGAAATGTTAGATCTTTCTCCCATTATCCCTGTGGCTGACGGCTCTGAAACGATAGTGACCGCAGGCACCAATGTCACGGTAACGGGAAGTGGAACAAGCGGAAATCCCTATGTTATAAACTCAACCGCCAGTGGAAGCGGAACCCCTGATGATGATTCCGTGACCCCTGCTAAAATAGCCAATG
Encoded here:
- a CDS encoding phage portal protein is translated as MAFKDTFIGKFLFGTNNPNNDHINDQPSIEPHEHYGAVHEVYDGRIMPVRYGSFHGEKTPGELGDVYKLTPSYQLLRYRSYEAELTNDVVNIISGKFFKWVIGKGLKTQAEPNEKALSTENVPKVPEDFRDNVESRFDVYANSKMCDYKNEQTLHGLAIDAFKMAWHGDGLIVHRLEDNYPTIQLIDGEHVQNPPLIESNGYHKAAKEKGHEIRNGIEFDKKGRHVAYYVRTSKRDHGAMSNEFERIPAFGERTGRRMAMLFGLKKHRIDNDRYIPMTTAILEKLTKLDRYTEATVGTLEERAKIAFSIEHTKDSTGENPLLSAQRAAAGKGKNAAPETVGFELGEKTAQIVSATTGKQTFNMPVGAKLSALYSQNEVQYEPFWKAVFKTLCASSDVPPEVAMQEYNSNYSASRAAIGGWEYIVSFYRKLFTDVFYAPFYELWLHTEILKGNINAPGYIKNSTNFMVMGAYCKARFIGDKMPHIDPVKEVKAVAEMVDKRFMSSEEATEKLTGGDFYENQKKIEKENQHKPKEPKEENTEEEGSEGELKVVNGKD